A genomic window from Salvia hispanica cultivar TCC Black 2014 chromosome 5, UniMelb_Shisp_WGS_1.0, whole genome shotgun sequence includes:
- the LOC125189221 gene encoding methionine S-methyltransferase-like isoform X4, whose protein sequence is MGVVMEDFLKQCQHSGDAAYTAIRSLLERLEDPTTRTDARIFLSQLHKRFHSKEASESCLQTYHFQIQDIYLEQHEGFQKRRKLTMMVIPSIFMPEDWSFTFYEGINRHPDSIFKDRTVAELGCGNGWISIAIADKCSPLKVYGLDINPRAVKISWINLYMNALDENGNPIYDEENKTLLDRVEFHESDLLSYCRDNNIELERIVGCIPQILNPNPDAMSKMVTENASEEFLHSLSNYCALQGFVEDQFGLGLIARAVEEGISVIKPLGIMIFNMGGRPGQAVCRRLFERRGLRVDQLWQTKVLQAADTDISALVEIEKNSPHRFEFFMGLAGDQPICARTAWAYAKAGGRISHALSVYSCQLRQPNQNVVVFPSRTVAIESSLRLLSPRLAIVDEQLSRNLPKQWLTSLNVGKTESGKHSVGGVAVIEAPRQSDSMVELIRKLKPEVVVTGMTQFESVTSSAFERLTDITREIGCRLFVDISDHFELSSLPSSNGVLKYLAGNVLPSHVAIVCGLLKNQVYSDLEVAFVISEEEAMFKALCKTVELLHGNSSVISQYYYGCLFHELLAFQLADRHSLPERSVEKTRAFEVNGFSSSAISRLDHAELAVNESDEFPVVHMDVNQIFLPITTPVKASIFESFARQNISDSETDITSGIREMISTSYGFPSDSNSEFIYADSTVALFNKLVLCCIQEGGTLCFPTGSNGNYLSAAKFLNAKIANIPTNPEVGYKLTEKTLAGAVENINKPWVYISGPTISPTGLLYSNEEINKLLLVCAKFGATVILDTSFSGVEFNSKGFEGWNLTGTLEKLSSAHPNFCTALLGGLFSKMLTGGIKFGYLLINQPSLIETFHSFAGLSKPHRTIKYTVKKLLDLKDQRTGDLLNSTYELTEFLAGRYKQLKERLEACGWEVLEAQAGVSIIAKPSTLLGKTFKINKGDSTCEFKLDDSNVREAMLRATGLCINSASWTGIPGFCCLTMALDDSDFERSLECISNFKSLVC, encoded by the exons ATGGGAGTTGTGATGGAAGATTTCCTGAAGCAGTGCCAACACTCAGGTGACGCAGCCTACACTGCCATCCGATCACTACTGGAGCGCCTCGAGGATCCGACTACTCGAACCGATGCCCGGATTTTCCTCTCTCAGCTCCACAAACGATTCCACTCCAAGGAAGCCTCCGAGTCCTGTCTGCAGACCTACCATTTTCAAATTCAGGACATATATCTTGAACAACATGAAG GTTTCCAGAAGAGGAGGAAACTCACCATGATGGTAATACCCAGTATCTTTATGCCAGAGGATTGGTCATTCACCTTTTATGAGGGGATCAACAGGCATCCggattctatttttaaggacaGGACAGTAGCAGAGCTTGGCTGTGGGAATGGATGGATATCCATAGCAATAGCTGACAAGTGTTCACCATTAAAG GTCTACGGGCTTGATATTAATCCAAGAGCAGTTAAGATTTCCTGGATAAATCTGTATATGAATGCTTTGGATGAAAATGGCAACCCAATTTATGACGAGGAGAATAAAACTCTTCTTGACAGAGTTGAATTTCATGAATCTGATTTGCTGTCTTACTGCAgagataataatattgaacTTGAGCGAATTGTGGGGTGCATACCACAG ATACTTAATCCTAATCCAGATGCAATGTCCAAAATGGTTACTGAAAATGCCAGTGAAGAATTCTTACATTCGCTGAGCAACTATTGTGCTCTCCAG GGATTTGTTGAAGACCAGTTTGGCTTAGGATTAATTGCTCGTGCAGTTGAAGAAGGTATATCTGTTATAAAACCTCTCGggattatgatttttaatatggGAGGCCGCCCAGGACAAGCTGTTTGCAGACGTTTGTTTGAGCGTCGTGGTTTGCGTGTTGACCAGCTATGGCAGACTAAAGTTCTTCAG GCTGCTGATACAGACATTTCAGCTTTGgttgaaattgaaaagaataGCCCACACCGTTTTGAGTTCTTCATGGGTCTAGCTGGAGACCAACCAATTTGTGCCCGGACAGCATGGGCCTATGCTAAGGCTGGCGGTCGTATTTCTCATGCTCTATCAGTATACAGTTGTCAGCTCCGTCAACCTAATCAG AATGTTGTTGTATTTCCTTCGAGGACAGTGGCGATAGAAAGTTCTTTACGTCTGTTGTCTCCTCGCCTTGCCATTGTTGATGAGCAATTGTCTCGGAATCTACCAAAACAATGGTTGACATCGCTAAATGTTGGG AAGACAGAAAGTGGGAAACATTCAGTGGGAGGTGTTGCAGTCATTGAAGCACCACGGCAGTCAGATTCAATGGTGGAGCTGATCAGAAAATTGAAGCCAGAGGTGGTAGTCACTGGGATGACTCAATTTGAGTCGGTCACCAGTTCAGCATTTGAGCGTCTTACAGATATCACGCGAGAAATTGGTTGTCGGTTGTTCGTAGATATATCAGACCACTTTGAGCTATCGAGCCTTCCAAGTTCCAACGGTGTCCTTAAATATCTTGCTGGGAATGTTCTTCCTTCACATGTAGCTATTGTATGTGGCTTGCTGAAAAATCAG GTTTATTCGGATTTGGAAGTGGCCTTTGTCATATCAGAAGAGGAGGCAATGTTTAAAGCATTATGCAAAACTGTTGAACTCTTACACGGGAACTCTTCAGTTATTAGCCAGTACTATTATGGCTGTCTTTTTCATGAGCTTCTAGCTTTCCAGCTTGCTGATCGGCACTCACTTCCTGAG AGAAGTGTTGAGAAGACAAGAGCTTTTGAGGTCAATGGCTTCTCTAGTTCTGCTATCTCCAGACTTGATCATGCTGAGTTGGCAGTGAATGAATCTGATGAATTTCCTGTAGTACATATGGATGTCAACCAAATATTTTTGCCTATAACAACACCAGTCAAGGCTTCCATATTCGAGAGTTTTGCTAGACAGAATATTTCAGATTCTGAAACGGATATTACAAGTGGAATTAGAGAAATGATCAGCACCAGTTATGGCTTTCCATCAGACAGCAACTCTGAGTTCATCTATGCAGACAGTACCGTGGCACTTTTCAATAAGTTGGTACTTTGCTGCATCCAGGAGGGTGGGACATTGTGCTTTCCTACTGGCTCAAATGGAAACTATTTATCTGCTGCGAAATTTTTGAATGCAAAAATTGCAAACATTCCAACCAATCCAGAAGTAGGATACAAGCTGACTGAAAAAACACTTGCTGGCGCAGTCGAGAATATTAATAAACCTTGGGTTTACATCTCTGGTCCTACTATCAGTCCCACTGGCTTGCTTTACAGTAATGAAGAgatcaataaattattattagtatgtGCTAAGTTTGGAGCAACGGTTATTCTAGATACTTCATTCTCAGGCGTTGAGTTTAACTCCAAGGGATTCGAGGGTTGGAATTTGACGGGTACCCTGGAGAAACTTTCATCTGCTCACCCAAACTTTTGCACGGCTCTTCTTGGGGGCCTATTCTCTAAGATGCTGACTGGCGGGATAAAATTTGGGTATCTGCTCATCAATCAGCCCTCTCTGATCGAAACATTCCACAGCTTTGCAGGATTAAGCAAACCTCATAGAACTATCAAATACACTGTTAAAAAGTTATTGGATCTTAAAGATCAGAGAACAGGGGATCTACTGAATTCCACTTATGAGCTCACAGAATTCTTGGCAGGCAGATATAAACAATTGAAAGAG AGGTTGGAAGCCTGTGGCTGGGAGGTTCTTGAAGCCCAAGCGGGTGTATCCATCATCGCAAAGCCATCAACTCTCCTTGGCAAGACCTTCAAGATAAACAAAGGTGATAGCACTTGTGAGTTTAAGCTTGATGACTCAAATGTCCGAGAAGCCATGCTTAGGGCTACTGGTCTGTGCATCAATAGTGCTTCCTGGACTGGAATTCCTGGTTTTTGCTGTTTGACTATGGCCTTGGACGACAGTGATTTCGAGCGTTCACTAGAATGCATTTCTAACTTTAAAAGCTTGGTATGTTAA